The window ACCCCTTTGACAAAGTTCCTGTTGATCTGAATTGTACCTTTTTCGAGATCTACATCTTCCCAGGCAATGGCGATCTGTTCTGAAATAGAAAGCCCTGTCCAGAACACGCATGGTAGTAAATTTTGAATATCTGAGCTGGATACAGTCCCCAAAATTAAGGAAATCTCTGTTTTAGTGAATGGATCTGGTTCAAGGTTGTCCAGCTGCTTCACCACGATGGTTTCAAACGGGTTATATGGGACTTTATTTTCCTGTCGCCATAAATCATGAATAGAAGCCAAACGTGTGACCACTTCACGTATCGTTTTTGGTGCCAGGTATTCATGCAGTTCATTCACCCATTTTTTAACTGCAGCTGTGTCGATGTCTTTGGGATGGGTTTTGGCCCAGCGTGGGAAAACGTGCTTTTTAATATGGCTGTTATAGCCGTCAAAAGTACTTGGAGCGACTTCCCAGCGGATCATCTCTTTGTATTGGGTGATGTAGTAAGACATTTGGTTCTTTTTCAAATGCTTTGAGTGCGGGAAATGTTTAGCCAGGTTAAATTGGTCCAGTTCAATTTCAAGTTTGATCAGTCCTGCCAGTTTTTTGGCTTTTTCCACATTTTCTGGCGTAAATGGCCAGTCGAGCGTTTCTTTGATTGGTGGTTCATTAGAGATGGGTTTCATCCAGATCCGCATGCTTTTGCCACGGATTTCAAGTCCTGCAGACATAGTTCAACCTACATTTAAGTATTTTAAGATATTGAGAGATATTTTAGAGGAATGCACCTCCGGACGGAGGTGCATTAGAGGTGCGCAATTAGATAAAAGGAAGTTCTTCCTGTTCGTCTATACTGTTTCGTGAAAGTATTTCATTTTCTAATGAAATACGCAGATATTCATCGTCGGTTTTGCCCATTAACCAGTGAATATCCCTGTCATCCATGTCCTTGATTGCCCAACCTTTATATTTTCCATAAAAAATATGGGTTGGGTATCTGGCCATTTCAGAAAATTCATAAAGTTCTTCAAAAGTTTTAAATCCCTTCTCCCGAACAATTTTCAGCAATAGCGAGTAAGTCGTTTTGCAGTCATTGAGTGCTGAATGTGCATTTCGAAGGCCTCGTCGTGTTGCTTTACGATCTGAACCAACAAAATAAGCCAATGCCGTTAAATTGTGGGCTTCTAGTGTTGGCCATAAATATCTGGCCATAGCCAGAGTACAAATTGCCTTGATGCCACTGGTGGCTGTACCCGCACGATTGACTGCTGCAATGTCATAATCAATGTTATGGCCAATCAAATACTGGACATCATCCATTGGCATTTTGAACCTGGTAAATGGCGGGCATTTAATCAAGTCTTCATCGACAATATGATGAACTGCCATTGCTGCCAGGCTGATTTTTTCACTTGGCTTATAGCGTTTGTTGAACTCAAACATGGTCGGCATGATGGGATGAGCCGTACTGTAATCAAAAAATTTAACTTCCATCGCTGCAGCTTCAATGATATCGCCATGTAGCTTATGAGTTTCGGTATCGAAAATTAGAGCTGTCATTGGTTTTGCTCCTTGGACGGATTAAGTAACGGCATCCAATGTGTGATTTCATGCTTAAAATGAGAGTTTATCCAAATACCTTCTCCGCAATATGTAGCGATTTTAAAGTTTGGATCTCCATAAGGTTTTTCATGAGAAAAAGGTCGATAAATTAAGACCTTTTGGCCATGCTCTGGCATACGTTCATTTATATCGATCCATTGCATTATTGATTCAGCCTTAGCTTTCCATGCGCACCATGCATAAGCCATTGTTGAATCATTAAAATCACCATCATCGTTTAATTCAAACATCCATAATGGGCAGCCTAAATTTTTCATGACCTGCTTAAAAGCATTTTTTTCTAATTCAATATCCATCACGCCACCTGCTGATCTTTATGCTGAGCGATTATGTCGTTTACCTTTTTGATGCCTTCGAGTCCGCCTTTACGCATGACCTTTTTCACAAAGTTGAATTCTTTTAGGCAGTTGTAGTCTGTGAAGCCTGTCCAGCAAGTCAGTTTTGCATCGCTCCGAACGCGGTTATAACCTACTGGTACATCTGCCAGTAAAATTTCATTGAGTTCGTCATTTATGCCACGCCAGCGGGTTTTTAAACCATGTCCACGGTCGACCGCTAATTTGCTGCCGAACTTGAACTCGTTAAAATGCATTTTTGGCATTTGGAATTGCACCGGTACAGTCATAACTTCATCCGTTTCCGGATTGTAATAATGACTGTCTACACCCAGGTGCCACTCCTGATCCAAAGGGATCAGAAGGTTTTTAAGGCAGATAATCAGGTCACCATGGTAAACAGAATAAGCCACATGCTCCGGAGTCATTTCTGCATCTTCCAGTTGCTGTTCTTCACGGTATTGATCGACGACTGTATTCACTTCATCGATACAAAAGCTCATGCTGAGCTCATAAGGACCTTGAGCAGCTTGCTGCTGTTTCTGCTGTTTGATTCTTAAACTTTTTGCTACGGTTTTGGATGGCTTTGTTCTAAAACCATTTAGTCCTGCAAATCTTGAAGCTGAAATATTGTCTAAGCTTTCATCGAATAACATGGCTTAACCCTCCACCTGGGCTTGCTGATCCAGTTCACAACGGCATTTACCTATACGAAAATATTCAATCGGTCCTGGCGCATCTTTTGGTGTAAATTCATAACGACGAAGTTCATAAGTTGATTTTCCTGATTTAACTTTAAAATCATCCCCATCTATTTCCATGATTTCACCAGCAAAAGCCTTTTGATTTACGCTTACTCGACCACCGGATAAAGGCTTGTGAGTTTCGATCATGAAATTAATTTCATCACCCACTTTGAAAGAATCAAAATCGGGAAGGATTAAACCGCCACATTTACAGTGATATTTAGACATTGCTTAACCCTCCAATCCTTCTTCGTGTTCTTCTTTAATGCATTCTTCTAAGTGTTTTATGCAGGCTGATTTCGAGTCAAAAGGCCCTTGCCAGCATTCATTGAAGTGAATATCCCATTCAACCAGACCATGTTCTTCAATTCGATCTATTTGAACGGTTCCATAG is drawn from Acinetobacter sp. WCHAc010034 and contains these coding sequences:
- a CDS encoding tyrosine-type recombinase/integrase, with the translated sequence MSAGLEIRGKSMRIWMKPISNEPPIKETLDWPFTPENVEKAKKLAGLIKLEIELDQFNLAKHFPHSKHLKKNQMSYYITQYKEMIRWEVAPSTFDGYNSHIKKHVFPRWAKTHPKDIDTAAVKKWVNELHEYLAPKTIREVVTRLASIHDLWRQENKVPYNPFETIVVKQLDNLEPDPFTKTEISLILGTVSSSDIQNLLPCVFWTGLSISEQIAIAWEDVDLEKGTIQINRNFVKGVYKVTKNRRRKREIKLLQPAIQALRRQYAVTGNRYSQVVSVLQRDNRTHKQEKLHFVWINQEYDEPFNYYELRYIWRRHLKKANVRYRGINQGRHTFASQLLSSGQVPPEWIADQLGHSDTSMIYKHYGKLIAEDIPDYLTKINNYINQ
- a CDS encoding 3'-5' exonuclease translates to MTALIFDTETHKLHGDIIEAAAMEVKFFDYSTAHPIMPTMFEFNKRYKPSEKISLAAMAVHHIVDEDLIKCPPFTRFKMPMDDVQYLIGHNIDYDIAAVNRAGTATSGIKAICTLAMARYLWPTLEAHNLTALAYFVGSDRKATRRGLRNAHSALNDCKTTYSLLLKIVREKGFKTFEELYEFSEMARYPTHIFYGKYKGWAIKDMDDRDIHWLMGKTDDEYLRISLENEILSRNSIDEQEELPFI
- a CDS encoding DUF551 domain-containing protein, translating into MDIELEKNAFKQVMKNLGCPLWMFELNDDGDFNDSTMAYAWCAWKAKAESIMQWIDINERMPEHGQKVLIYRPFSHEKPYGDPNFKIATYCGEGIWINSHFKHEITHWMPLLNPSKEQNQ